One region of Coregonus clupeaformis isolate EN_2021a chromosome 31, ASM2061545v1, whole genome shotgun sequence genomic DNA includes:
- the LOC121547477 gene encoding casein kinase I produces MELRVGNKYRLGRKIGSGSFGDIYLGVNIATGEEVAIKLECVKTKHPQLHIESKFYKMMQGGVGIPTIKWCGAEGDYNVMVMELLGPSLEDLFNFCSRKFSLKTVLLLADQMISRIEYIHSKNFIHRDVKPDNFLMGLGKKGNLVYIIDFGLAKKYRDARTHQHIPYRENKNLTGTARYASINTHLGIEQSRRDDLESLGYVLMYFNLGSLPWQGLKAATKRQKYERISEKKMSTPIEVLCKGYPSEFSTYLNFCRSLRFDDKPDYSYLRQLFRNLFHRQGFSYDYVFDWNMLKFGASRTAEDGERERERERERREGKEGDERIGGGPRAPRALPPGGNPLGGVDRIRNGPNAAASNPASRGVPQSGNRSPQAVSRAERERKVAMRLHRGAPANISSSDLTAQMGQSRIATSQVSVPFEHLGK; encoded by the exons ATGGAGCTGAGAGTGGGGAACAAGTACCGCCTCGGGAGGAAGATAGGGAGCGGCTCTTTTGGAGACATTTACCTGG GCGTTAACATCGCCACGGGTGAGGAGGTGGCCATTAAGCTGGAATGTGTGAAGACCAAACACCCACAACTCCACATCGAGAGCAAGTTCTACAAGATGatgcagggaggag TGGGCATCCCTACCATAAAGTGGTGTGGAGCAGAGGGAGACTACAACGTGATGGTGATGGAGCTGCTAGGTCCCAGTCTGGAGGACCTGTTCAACTTCTGCTCCCGCAAGTTCAGCCTCAAGACTGTCCTGCTGCTGGCTGACCAGATG ATCAGCCGTATTGAGTACATCCACTCTAAGAACTTCATCCACAGAGATGTGAAGCCTGACAACTTCCTGATGGGCCTGGGCAAGAAGGGCAATCTGGTGTACATCATCGACTTTGGCCTGGCCAAGAAGTACCGCGACGCCCGCACACACCAGCACATCCCCTACCGCGAGAACAAGAACCTGACTGGCACGGCACGCTATGCATCCATCAACACACACCTGGGGATAG AGCAGTCTCGTCGTGATGACCTGGAGTCTCTGGGTTATGTCCTGATGTActtcaacctgggctctctgccCTGGCAGGGCCTCAAGGCCGCCACCAAGAGGCAGAAGTATGAACGCATCAGCGAGAAGAAGATGTCCACCCCTATCGAGGTGCTCTGCAAGGGATACCCCT CTGAGTTCTCCACCTACTTGAACTTCTGTCGCTCTCTGCGGTTCGATGACAAGCCGGACTACTCGTACCTGAGACAGCTGTTCAGAAACCTGTTCCACAGACAGGGCTTCTCCTACGACTACGTCTTTGACTGGAACATGCTCAAGTTT GGGGCCAGTAGGACAGCtgaggatggggagagggagagggagagggaaagggagaggagagagggaaaggagggggatgagaggatcGGAGGGGGACCTAGGGCACCCCGTGCCCTACCCCCGGGCGGCAACCCCCTTGGTGGTGTAGACAGGATCAGAAATGGCCCAAATGCAGCAGCCTCTAACCCTGCTTCCAGAGGAGTCCCACAGTCAG ggaacCGGTCCCCACAGGCTGTGTCCCGTgcggagcgagagagaaaggtggCCATGAGGCTCCACCGTGGCGCCCCCGCCAACATCTCCTCCTCTGACCTCACTGCACAGATGGGCCAATCACGCATCGCCACATCACAG GTCAGTGTGCCATTTGAACACCTGGGGAAGTGA